TACGCCGAGACTTCGAGAATCAAGATAAGGGCCGCATATTTGGGCTTCGAACATGGTCAACGAGCAATGCAAGCTGGGCTGAAGTGTGACCGAGTTCCACAAATACCATGGCAAAGTCTTGTGCCGCGCCCAGGTTTGTGGCCCGTTTAGCCGAAAAAAGGCCTTCATTGCAACTGGATGGACGAGGGAAAAGACGATGTCTGCGAGCTTTAACCCTAACCGCGTGACGCAATCCCTGCTGCGCCGAAGCCGGCAGGGCGCACTTGCGACCTTGATGGTTGGTACGGGCGATCCCTACTGCTCCCTCGTCAACGTCGCCACCGCGTCCGATGGTGCTCCGATCATCCTGATCTCGCGATTAGCTGTACACACCAGGAATCTACTTGCCGATTCGCGCGTATCGCTGATGCTCGACGAACGGGCGCCGGGCGATCCGCTCGAGGGAACTCGCATCATGCTGTCGGGCAAGGCCGAGCAGGCCACCGACGACAATCGCGAGATGATGCGCCGTCGGTATCTCAATGCGCATCCGTCCGCTGCGGACTATGCGGATTTCGCCGACTTCTCGTTCTTCGTGATTCGTCCGTCAGGCGCGCATCTCGTCGCCGGATTCGGCCGCATCGTCGATCTCAAGCCCGAGCAGTTTCTCACGGATATCTCCGATGCTGATGAACTGATTCTGGCAGAGCAGGGCGCTGTCGATCACATGAACGAAGATCACCGTGAGGCGCTCGCCCTCTACGCGACGAAGCTGCTCGGCGCCGAAGCCGCGGAGTGGCGGTGTAGCGGCTGTGACCCGGAAGGATTGGATCTGATGGCCGACGGCAAGACGCTACGGCTCGGGTTTCCCGAGCGCGTAACCACGCCCGGGGCGTTGCGCAAGATGCTTGTGCGGCTTGCTGACGAGGCACGCGCGAAGTGAGGTGTAGTTCGAGCCCGCTTTGATGGCTGTGCTCATCCTCTCGTGACGAAAGACGACAAAGTTCACGCATGAACGCAGTTGCGGTGAAGCTCGATGAGTACGCTCCCTGTCCAGCGGAGGGCAAGCGCCGCGCAAACCCATGGCGTGGGCGCGAGTGAGCTCGTTGACGTCGCGGCCGGGCGAAGTCGGGATTATGTGATCCCGCAAGCGCGAGGCAATCGTGAATGGAAGCTGGCTGATCGGGTGGGCGACGACACGGCTGATCACCGACGCATTCCGTCGGCTCGGGCGGCGTCCCTTGATCGGTTGCAGCGAGGCGGTGCGACGGGCGTTGGCCGGATGCTCGGTCTTCGCCTTGGTCTTCGCTTGCCGGCGCGAATTCGTCGATTTGAGCGTCGTTCGTCGTTCTCGTGAAACCCAACCGCGCTGATATATCTGTTGCGTTGCAGCAACTCAGCGGGGCGCAGGCGGCTGCTGCTGGAATGTGCATGGAGCGGCAAAACATGAGCTACGTACATCACGGTTTGCCAATAACCAATTGGGCCGGATCGTCTTGGCAAGACCAGCGTTGATCAGTATTAGGTCGGCGACCGCGCTTCGATAAGGCGATGTAACGGCAACGGTCACCGCGCAACGCGCGCGACTGCGCGCAACAGATGCGGGCTCTCAGGAGGGATCTTCGTGCAAGAGACGGGTATTCGCAACGGCGCCTTCGGTGCCGACAAGTTCGGCTTAAAGAACCTCAAGCAGGTGCACTGGAATCTCGGCGCTCCCCAGCTCTATCAGTATTCGCTGGCGGCGGGCGAGGCGGTGCTGTCGGCCGACGGGGCGCTGTGCGCGGATACTGGCGAGTTCACCGGCCGCAGCCCGAAGGACAAGTTCACGGTGCGTGACGCCTCCACCGAAAAGATGTGGTGGGCGGGCAACCAGGCGATCACGCCCGCGCAGTTCGAGGCGCTGCATCAGGACTTCATCAAGCACGCCGAAGGCAAGACCCTGTTTGCGCAGGATCTCTATGGCGGCGCCGATCCGAGCTTCCGCATCAAGACGCGCGTCTTCACCGAACTTGCCTGGCATTCGCTGTTCATCCGCACGCTTCTGATCCGCCCCGAGAAGATCGAGCTCGACACCTTCGTGCCGGAGCTCACGATCATCGACATGCCGAGCTTCCGTGCCGACCCGAAACGCCACGGCGTGCGCTCGCAGAACGTCGTCGCGATCGATTTCGCCCGCAAGATCGTCCTGATCGGCGGGTCCTATTATGCCGGCGAGATGAAGAAGAGCGTGTTCACCACGCTCAACTACTACCTGCCCGAACGCGGCGTGATGCCGATGCACTGCTCGGCCAATGTCGGTTCGAACGGCGACACCGCTGTCTTCTTCGGCCTGTCCGGCACCGGCAAGACGACGCTGTCGGCCGATCCGAACCGCACCTTGATCGGCGACGACGAGCATGGCTGGGGACCGTCCGGCGTGTTCAACTTCGAGGGCGGCTGCTACGCCAAGTGCATCAAGCTGTCGCAGGAAGCCGAGCCGCAGATCTATGCGGCGTCGACCCGGTTTGGTGCGGTGCTCGAGAACGTCGTGCTCGATGAGGATACGCGCGTTCCCGATTTCGACGACGGCTCCAAGACGGAGAACACCCGCTCGGCCTATCCGCTCGACTACATCCCGAACGCCTCGCGCACCGGCCGCGCGCCGCATCCGAAGAACGTCGTGATGCTCGCCGCCGACGCCTTCGGCGTGCTGCCGCCGATCGCAAAGCTCTCGCCGGCGCAGGCGATGTACCACTTCCTGTCCGGCTACACCGCCAAGGTCGCGGGCACCGAGCGCGGCTTGGGCTCCGAGCCGCAGCCGGAATTCTCGACCTGCTTCGGCTCGCCGTTCCTGCCGCTCGATCCGTCCGTCTACGGCAACATGCTGCGGCAGCTGATCGCCGAGCACAATGTCGACTGCTGGCTGGTCAACACCGGCTGGACCGGCGGCAAGTATGGCACGGGCTCGCGCATGCCGATCAAGGTGACGCGCGCGCTGCTGACGGCGGCGCTCGACGGCAGCTTGCGCAACGTCGAGTTCCGCACCGACAAATATTTCGGTTTCGCGGTGCCGACCGCGCTGCCGGGCGTGCCGACCGAGATCCTCGACCCGGTCAACACCTGGAAGGACAAGGCCGAGTTCGACAAGACTGCGCGCGCGCTGGTCGGCATGTTCCAGAAGAATTTTGCCAAGTTCGAAGCCCAGGTCGATGCCGAGGTCCGTAACGCCGCGCCGGATCTGAAGCTGGCGGCGGAGTAGGGCTGCAAACGTCAAGGGGGCGGTCGCGTTGCGGCTGACCCCACATTTTCCCGCTCCGCCCCGTTCAATGCACGAGAGGCGCGAGCTCAAGCCATACCCACAGCTGTCGTCCCGGCTCAAGGCCGGGACGACGCCGTTTTCTTGGCTTGCGTCCCGGCTTTCACGCCTTGAAATACGCGATCTGCGTCGTCGTCGCGAGCAGCCGGCCGGACGGCGACCATAGCTCGCCGTGTTGGTCCTGGTAGCTGCGGTTGAACACCTTGGCGTCTGCGGTCGCGAGCACGTGCGTGATGTCCTCGGCCGCGAGCTCGTCCCGGCTGACGTGGAAATAGGTCGTCAGCGACACCGTGCCGAACGGCACCAGCTCGCCGCGGGCGTGGAAGACGCGACCGAAGAAGGCGTCCGACATCGATAGCACCGACAGGCAG
This region of Bradyrhizobium sp. SZCCHNS1050 genomic DNA includes:
- a CDS encoding phosphoenolpyruvate carboxykinase, with the protein product MQETGIRNGAFGADKFGLKNLKQVHWNLGAPQLYQYSLAAGEAVLSADGALCADTGEFTGRSPKDKFTVRDASTEKMWWAGNQAITPAQFEALHQDFIKHAEGKTLFAQDLYGGADPSFRIKTRVFTELAWHSLFIRTLLIRPEKIELDTFVPELTIIDMPSFRADPKRHGVRSQNVVAIDFARKIVLIGGSYYAGEMKKSVFTTLNYYLPERGVMPMHCSANVGSNGDTAVFFGLSGTGKTTLSADPNRTLIGDDEHGWGPSGVFNFEGGCYAKCIKLSQEAEPQIYAASTRFGAVLENVVLDEDTRVPDFDDGSKTENTRSAYPLDYIPNASRTGRAPHPKNVVMLAADAFGVLPPIAKLSPAQAMYHFLSGYTAKVAGTERGLGSEPQPEFSTCFGSPFLPLDPSVYGNMLRQLIAEHNVDCWLVNTGWTGGKYGTGSRMPIKVTRALLTAALDGSLRNVEFRTDKYFGFAVPTALPGVPTEILDPVNTWKDKAEFDKTARALVGMFQKNFAKFEAQVDAEVRNAAPDLKLAAE
- a CDS encoding HugZ family protein; amino-acid sequence: MSASFNPNRVTQSLLRRSRQGALATLMVGTGDPYCSLVNVATASDGAPIILISRLAVHTRNLLADSRVSLMLDERAPGDPLEGTRIMLSGKAEQATDDNREMMRRRYLNAHPSAADYADFADFSFFVIRPSGAHLVAGFGRIVDLKPEQFLTDISDADELILAEQGAVDHMNEDHREALALYATKLLGAEAAEWRCSGCDPEGLDLMADGKTLRLGFPERVTTPGALRKMLVRLADEARAK